From the Ferrigenium kumadai genome, one window contains:
- a CDS encoding tetratricopeptide repeat protein — translation MKNHAMFPVMACCLALSFAYPAIAQPQNPTPLTLNELVKQEEAVRLARKAVVDAERAHGVNHVKVADQLDKLAQVYEKQGKYAAAEPFYKRALKIREASLGENHLAVGDTLNNLGNLYFEQEKYAAAEPVFKRALAIEEKAYGANSLKLVAPLSRLAELQEAQRQFAAAIQLHQRALAIREKALGTSHRDLDSSLMSLAHLHKELGQYAEAESLIERALAIREKTFGGNSSAVKIALFNLAQVYQAEGRNSDAERLLERALAISQKSGGDQPDALAPIFQLAELYESQHRYPAAEDMHKRALALAEKLYGPDSPEAAEIMENMVELHKTQGKYVEALPMAQRVLTIEEKAYGPNHAEIAKALTGLAMVQMELGQLTEAEKGLNRALTIEEGNHSPNAATVLDTLSDLYKKQGKAEQSAQAAARARQIRSTWH, via the coding sequence ATGAAGAACCACGCAATGTTTCCTGTAATGGCTTGCTGTCTGGCTTTGTCTTTCGCCTATCCCGCCATTGCTCAACCCCAGAACCCTACCCCCCTTACCCTGAACGAACTCGTCAAGCAAGAAGAGGCTGTGCGCCTGGCGCGCAAGGCTGTAGTCGATGCCGAGCGCGCTCACGGCGTGAACCACGTCAAGGTCGCCGACCAACTCGACAAGCTGGCGCAAGTCTACGAGAAGCAGGGCAAATACGCCGCAGCTGAACCGTTCTACAAACGTGCACTGAAGATCCGCGAGGCCAGCCTGGGCGAGAACCATCTTGCCGTCGGAGACACGCTCAACAACCTGGGCAACCTGTATTTCGAACAGGAGAAATACGCCGCAGCCGAACCGGTGTTCAAGCGCGCACTGGCCATCGAGGAGAAAGCCTATGGCGCCAACAGTCTCAAGCTGGTCGCCCCGCTGTCCCGTCTCGCCGAATTGCAGGAAGCGCAACGCCAGTTCGCCGCAGCCATCCAGCTGCACCAGCGTGCGCTGGCGATCCGCGAAAAGGCGCTGGGCACCAGTCATCGCGACCTGGACAGTTCGCTGATGAGCCTGGCACACCTGCATAAGGAACTCGGCCAGTATGCGGAAGCGGAGTCGCTGATCGAGCGTGCACTGGCGATCCGCGAGAAGACCTTCGGCGGCAACAGCAGCGCGGTGAAGATCGCCCTGTTCAATCTGGCACAGGTATATCAGGCAGAGGGCCGCAACAGCGATGCCGAGCGCCTGCTCGAACGCGCGCTGGCGATCAGCCAGAAGAGCGGCGGCGACCAGCCCGATGCGCTGGCCCCGATCTTCCAATTGGCGGAACTCTATGAATCGCAGCACCGTTATCCCGCCGCCGAGGACATGCACAAGCGCGCCCTGGCGCTGGCTGAAAAACTCTATGGCCCGGACAGTCCGGAGGCCGCGGAGATCATGGAAAACATGGTCGAGCTGCACAAGACCCAGGGCAAGTACGTTGAAGCGTTGCCGATGGCCCAGCGTGTACTGACCATCGAGGAAAAAGCCTATGGGCCGAACCATGCCGAGATCGCCAAGGCGTTAACCGGCCTCGCGATGGTGCAAATGGAGCTGGGTCAACTGACCGAGGCAGAAAAAGGACTGAATCGCGCCCTGACAATCGAGGAAGGCAACCATAGTCCCAACGCAGCCACCGTGCTCGACACCCTGTCCGACCTGTACAAGAAGCAAGGCAAGGCCGAGCAGTCCGCCCAGGCGGCAGCACGAGCCAGGCAGATCCGCAGCACCTGGCACTAA
- a CDS encoding ParA family protein encodes MAVIAVFNQKGGVGKTTTCLNVTAALNLAQRNPIALDLDPQGHLTLASGTPAVVADAGMASFFKHKIPLSNLLQETPGGWQIIPASLELAKIDALFGSDPKAATLLRQGLREDLSLTGAPIMIDCCPMLGVLTLNALLATDRVLIPVSADYLSLQGVHRLDSALNALENKLKRKFERRIVVTRFDSRRKMAFEIYEKLRVRYGALLCKTRIGETVALAASPMHGKDVFEFAPHSPGAADYRALVQELWESGFFS; translated from the coding sequence ATGGCGGTAATCGCCGTATTCAATCAAAAAGGCGGGGTGGGCAAGACGACCACCTGCCTGAATGTGACCGCTGCGCTGAATCTGGCGCAGCGCAATCCCATTGCGCTCGACCTCGACCCGCAAGGCCACCTGACCCTGGCAAGCGGGACGCCCGCGGTCGTGGCGGATGCCGGCATGGCATCGTTCTTCAAGCACAAGATTCCGCTTTCCAACCTGCTGCAGGAGACTCCCGGCGGCTGGCAGATCATTCCCGCTTCGCTGGAATTGGCCAAGATCGATGCCTTGTTCGGCAGCGATCCCAAGGCGGCAACGCTTTTGCGGCAGGGGCTGCGCGAGGACTTGTCGCTTACGGGCGCGCCCATCATGATCGATTGCTGTCCGATGTTAGGCGTGTTGACGCTGAACGCCCTGTTGGCGACCGACCGTGTGCTGATCCCGGTCTCGGCGGACTATCTTTCGCTGCAAGGGGTGCACCGGCTGGACAGCGCGCTCAACGCGCTGGAGAACAAGCTTAAACGCAAGTTCGAGCGGCGCATCGTCGTCACCCGTTTCGATTCGCGGCGCAAGATGGCCTTCGAGATATACGAGAAGCTCAGGGTTCGCTATGGCGCGCTCTTGTGCAAGACCCGCATCGGCGAGACCGTCGCGCTGGCGGCCAGCCCGATGCACGGCAAGGACGTGTTCGAGTTCGCGCCGCACAGTCCGGGCGCGGCGGACTATCGCGCCTTGGTGCAGGAACTTTGGGAGAGCGGTTTCTTCTCCTGA
- the glmS gene encoding glutamine--fructose-6-phosphate transaminase (isomerizing), translating to MCGIVGAIANNNVVPLLVEGLSRLEYRGYDSAGIAVIGGENEIRRVRAVGRVAEMQGRADREGLAGNIGIGHTRWATHGGVTEFNAHPHVSGGDIAVVHNGIIENHDEQRTRLKQLGYLFESQTDTEVIAHLIHHYFQQGGDLFAATRQATAELTGAYAIAVVSRQAPDRLVCARMGCPLLVGLGEGENFIASDVSALLSATRRVIYLEDGDSAELTRAGVTLLDRNGQRIERPVHVSDVSLASLELGPYSHFMQKEIHEQPRALTDSIEAVIDSNGFDVELFGDEAAGTFRDIDSILILAAGTSYYAGLTAKYWLESIAGLPTSVEIASEYRYRVSVPNPRQLIVTISQSGETLDTMEALKHAKSLGQTQTLSICNVQESAIPRASKLVFYTRAGAEIGVASTKAFTTQLVALFILTATLAKQRGVLSQAQEHEMLEALRQIPASVQHALNLEPQIREWAKAFANKQHALFLGRGIHYPIALEGALKLKEISYIHAEAYPAGELKHGPLALVDENMPVVVIAPNDALLEKVKSNMQEVRARGGQVYVFADLDSHFGESEGVHVIRTPRHVGLLSPILHSIPVQLLAYHTALLKGTDVDKPRNLAKSVTVE from the coding sequence ATGTGTGGAATCGTAGGCGCCATCGCCAACAATAACGTCGTCCCCTTGCTGGTCGAGGGGCTGAGCCGGCTGGAATACCGCGGCTATGATTCGGCCGGCATCGCCGTGATTGGCGGGGAAAACGAAATCCGGCGCGTGCGCGCCGTGGGGCGCGTCGCCGAGATGCAGGGCCGCGCCGACCGCGAAGGGCTCGCGGGCAATATCGGCATCGGCCATACGCGCTGGGCGACCCACGGCGGCGTTACCGAGTTCAACGCCCACCCGCATGTTTCCGGCGGCGACATTGCCGTGGTACACAACGGTATCATCGAGAACCACGACGAGCAGCGCACCCGCCTGAAGCAGCTCGGCTACCTGTTCGAGTCGCAGACTGATACAGAAGTCATCGCGCACCTGATTCATCACTATTTCCAGCAGGGCGGGGATTTGTTCGCCGCGACGCGGCAGGCGACCGCCGAACTGACTGGCGCTTATGCAATCGCCGTCGTCAGCCGTCAGGCGCCGGATCGCCTGGTCTGCGCGCGCATGGGTTGCCCGCTGCTGGTCGGCCTGGGCGAAGGCGAAAACTTCATTGCCTCCGATGTGTCGGCGCTGCTGTCTGCGACGCGCCGGGTGATCTACCTGGAAGACGGCGACAGTGCCGAACTCACCCGCGCGGGCGTTACACTGCTCGACCGCAACGGCCAGCGCATCGAACGGCCGGTACACGTCAGCGACGTGTCGCTGGCCTCGCTGGAGCTGGGACCGTACAGCCACTTCATGCAGAAAGAGATCCACGAGCAGCCGCGCGCGCTGACCGACAGCATCGAGGCGGTGATCGACAGCAATGGTTTCGACGTCGAGCTGTTCGGCGATGAAGCTGCCGGGACCTTCCGCGACATCGACTCTATCCTCATCCTTGCCGCGGGCACCAGCTATTACGCCGGACTGACCGCGAAATACTGGCTGGAGAGCATCGCCGGGCTGCCGACCTCGGTGGAGATCGCCAGCGAGTACCGCTACCGCGTTTCGGTGCCCAACCCGCGCCAGTTGATCGTCACCATTTCGCAGTCCGGCGAGACGCTGGACACGATGGAGGCGCTGAAGCATGCCAAGTCACTCGGGCAGACGCAGACGCTGTCGATCTGCAACGTGCAGGAGAGCGCTATCCCGCGTGCCTCGAAACTGGTGTTCTATACCCGAGCCGGAGCCGAGATCGGCGTCGCCTCGACCAAGGCCTTCACAACCCAGCTGGTCGCGCTGTTCATCCTCACCGCGACGCTGGCGAAGCAGCGCGGCGTGCTGTCGCAAGCACAGGAGCACGAGATGCTGGAAGCGCTGCGCCAGATACCCGCCAGCGTGCAGCATGCGCTCAACCTCGAACCGCAGATACGCGAATGGGCCAAGGCTTTCGCGAACAAGCAGCATGCGCTGTTCCTCGGCCGCGGCATCCATTACCCAATCGCGCTGGAAGGCGCGCTCAAGCTGAAGGAGATCTCCTATATCCACGCCGAGGCGTACCCGGCGGGCGAGCTCAAGCACGGCCCGCTGGCGCTGGTAGACGAGAACATGCCGGTGGTGGTGATCGCACCGAACGACGCCCTGCTGGAGAAGGTGAAGTCCAACATGCAGGAAGTGCGCGCTCGCGGCGGCCAGGTCTATGTGTTCGCCGACCTCGACAGCCACTTCGGTGAAAGCGAAGGTGTGCACGTCATCCGCACCCCGCGCCACGTCGGCTTGTTGTCGCCCATCCTGCATTCGATCCCGGTTCAGCTGCTGGCCTACCACACCGCCCTCCTAAAGGGCACGGATGTGGACAAGCCGCGCAATCTTGCAAAGTCCGTCACTGTTGAGTAA
- the glmU gene encoding bifunctional UDP-N-acetylglucosamine diphosphorylase/glucosamine-1-phosphate N-acetyltransferase GlmU, which translates to MSSLNIVILAAGKGTRMYSDKPKVLHALAGKPLVQHVLDCAESLQPQQVCVVYGHGGDAVPQAMRRYAAQFVIQEPQLGTGHAVQQAMPHVTDGTRTMVLYGDVPLIQPSTLHQMMQAGKGLVLLTVHLENPTGYGRIVRDAQGDVLGIIEEKDASVEEREIREVNTGILLAPTQKLREWLAQLQNNNAQGEYYLTDIVAMAVQHGIPVHTVQPAHRWEVEGINSKTQLAALERAWQQVEATRLLAQGVTLADPARIDVRGKLTCGRDVEIDVGCIFEGNVTLGDRVRVGAYSVIRNATVASGTDIAPYSHIDSSEVGANCHIGPYARLRPGSKLADEVHIGNFVEVKNSEIAAKSKANHLSYIGDSTVGSRVNIGAGTITCNYDGANKFRTIIEDDAFIGSDTQLVAPVTVGKGATIGAGSTITKDTPQGGLTLSRSKQLSIAGWQRPVKKKQE; encoded by the coding sequence ATGAGCTCGTTGAATATCGTCATCCTCGCTGCCGGCAAAGGCACGCGCATGTATTCCGACAAACCCAAGGTACTGCATGCGCTCGCCGGCAAACCGCTGGTGCAGCATGTGCTGGATTGCGCAGAGTCATTGCAGCCGCAGCAAGTGTGCGTGGTGTATGGGCACGGCGGCGATGCGGTGCCTCAGGCCATGCGCCGATACGCGGCGCAGTTCGTCATTCAGGAACCGCAACTCGGCACCGGGCACGCTGTTCAGCAGGCCATGCCACACGTCACAGATGGTACCCGTACGATGGTGTTGTACGGCGACGTGCCGTTGATCCAGCCAAGCACGCTGCACCAGATGATGCAGGCGGGCAAAGGCTTGGTGCTGCTAACGGTGCATCTGGAGAACCCGACCGGTTACGGCCGCATCGTGCGCGACGCGCAAGGTGATGTGCTGGGCATCATCGAGGAAAAGGACGCCTCGGTAGAAGAGCGTGAGATCAGGGAAGTGAATACCGGCATCCTGCTCGCGCCGACACAGAAACTGCGCGAATGGCTGGCGCAACTGCAGAACAACAATGCGCAGGGCGAGTACTACCTCACCGACATCGTCGCCATGGCGGTGCAGCACGGCATCCCGGTGCATACCGTACAGCCGGCGCATCGCTGGGAAGTCGAGGGCATCAACAGCAAGACGCAGCTGGCCGCGCTGGAGCGTGCCTGGCAGCAGGTCGAAGCAACGCGACTGCTCGCTCAGGGGGTTACGCTGGCCGATCCTGCACGCATCGACGTGCGCGGTAAACTGACCTGCGGGCGCGATGTCGAGATTGATGTCGGCTGTATTTTCGAAGGGAATGTGACGCTGGGTGACAGGGTTCGAGTAGGAGCCTACAGCGTCATCCGCAATGCCACTGTCGCATCGGGAACGGACATCGCCCCCTACAGCCACATCGACAGCAGTGAAGTCGGCGCCAACTGCCACATCGGTCCTTATGCGCGTCTGCGTCCCGGCAGCAAACTGGCAGACGAGGTGCACATCGGCAACTTCGTCGAGGTGAAGAACAGCGAGATCGCCGCAAAGAGCAAGGCCAACCACCTCAGCTATATCGGCGACAGCACCGTGGGTAGCCGGGTCAATATCGGTGCGGGCACCATCACCTGCAATTACGACGGCGCGAACAAATTCCGCACAATCATCGAGGACGATGCCTTCATCGGTTCCGATACGCAACTGGTCGCACCCGTGACAGTGGGCAAGGGCGCGACCATAGGCGCAGGCTCGACCATCACCAAAGACACGCCGCAAGGCGGACTGACCCTGTCGCGCAGCAAGCAATTGTCCATCGCCGGATGGCAACGTCCGGTCAAGAAAAAACAGGAATAG
- a CDS encoding F0F1 ATP synthase subunit epsilon translates to MAMTVHVDVVSAEEQIFSGLAEVVVVPGEMGELGIYPRHTALMTRIKPGSVRIKRPDQEQEELIYVSGGMLEVQPNVVTVLADTAIRGGDLDEARALEAKQAAEEAMKNRTSDIDYAQAQAELAEAIAQLRAIQQLRKQGSH, encoded by the coding sequence ATGGCAATGACCGTACATGTGGACGTCGTTAGCGCGGAGGAGCAGATATTCTCCGGTCTCGCCGAAGTCGTCGTTGTTCCGGGCGAGATGGGCGAACTGGGCATCTATCCGCGTCACACTGCGCTGATGACCCGCATCAAGCCCGGCTCGGTCAGGATCAAGCGTCCCGACCAGGAGCAGGAAGAGCTGATCTACGTCTCCGGCGGCATGCTCGAAGTGCAACCCAACGTGGTAACCGTTCTGGCCGACACCGCGATCCGCGGTGGCGATCTGGACGAAGCACGTGCACTGGAAGCCAAGCAGGCGGCGGAAGAGGCAATGAAGAATCGCACCTCCGACATCGACTACGCTCAGGCTCAAGCCGAGCTGGCCGAAGCCATTGCGCAGTTGCGTGCGATCCAGCAACTGCGCAAGCAGGGTTCGCACTGA
- the atpD gene encoding F0F1 ATP synthase subunit beta, with protein MSQGKIVQCIGAVVDIEFPRDQMPRVYEALKLADAGSSTAEAGLTFEVQQQLGDGVVRTIAMGSSDGLRRGMAVNATGGAISVPVGTGTLGRIMDVLGRPIDDAGEIKCDEKREIHQKAPKFDELSPSVDLLETGIKVIDLVCPFAKGGKVGLFGGAGVGKTVNMMELINNIAKQHSGLSVFAGVGERTREGNDFYHEMKDSNVLDKVSMVFGQMNEPPGNRLRVALTGLTMAEKFRDEGRDILFFVDNIYRYTLAGTEVSALLGRMPSAVGYQPTLAEEMGRLQERITSTKVGSITSIQAVYVPADDLTDPSPATTFLHLDSTVVLSRDIASLGIYPAVDPLDSTSRQLDPLVVGEEHYSVARGVQQTLQRYKELRDIIAILGMDELAPEDKLAVARARKIQRFLSQPFHVAEVFTGAPGKYVTLKDTIKGFKGIVNGEYDHLPEQAFYMVGSIEEAVEKAKTLQ; from the coding sequence ATGAGTCAAGGAAAGATTGTTCAGTGTATCGGCGCGGTGGTTGACATCGAATTTCCGCGTGATCAAATGCCCAGGGTTTATGAAGCCCTGAAGCTGGCCGACGCAGGTTCTTCCACTGCCGAAGCAGGCCTGACGTTCGAAGTTCAACAACAGCTGGGTGACGGCGTGGTACGTACCATCGCCATGGGCTCTTCCGACGGTCTGCGCCGCGGCATGGCGGTCAACGCTACCGGCGGCGCGATCTCGGTTCCTGTCGGCACCGGCACGCTGGGCCGCATCATGGACGTGCTGGGTCGCCCAATCGACGACGCAGGCGAGATCAAGTGCGACGAAAAGCGCGAAATTCACCAGAAGGCACCGAAGTTCGACGAACTGTCTCCTTCCGTTGACCTGCTGGAAACCGGCATCAAGGTGATCGACCTGGTTTGCCCGTTCGCCAAGGGCGGTAAGGTCGGCCTGTTCGGCGGCGCCGGTGTGGGCAAGACCGTGAACATGATGGAACTCATCAACAACATCGCGAAGCAGCACAGCGGTCTGTCCGTGTTCGCCGGTGTGGGTGAGCGTACCCGTGAAGGTAACGACTTCTACCACGAAATGAAGGACTCCAACGTTCTGGACAAGGTTTCCATGGTGTTCGGTCAGATGAACGAGCCGCCCGGCAACCGTCTGCGCGTGGCGCTGACCGGCCTGACCATGGCCGAGAAGTTCCGTGACGAAGGCCGCGACATCCTGTTCTTCGTGGACAACATCTACCGTTACACCCTGGCCGGTACCGAAGTGTCCGCGCTGCTGGGCCGTATGCCTTCCGCCGTGGGTTACCAACCGACACTGGCAGAAGAAATGGGCCGCCTGCAAGAGCGTATCACCTCGACCAAGGTGGGTTCCATTACCTCCATCCAGGCCGTGTACGTTCCTGCGGATGACTTGACCGACCCGTCTCCTGCAACAACCTTCTTGCACCTGGACTCCACCGTGGTGCTGAGCCGCGACATCGCTTCGCTGGGTATCTACCCCGCGGTCGACCCGCTGGATTCCACTTCCCGCCAGCTGGATCCGCTGGTCGTGGGCGAAGAGCACTACAGCGTGGCGCGTGGCGTGCAGCAAACTCTGCAACGCTACAAGGAACTGCGCGACATCATCGCCATTCTGGGTATGGACGAACTGGCACCGGAAGACAAGCTGGCTGTTGCGCGCGCTCGTAAGATCCAGCGCTTCCTGTCCCAGCCGTTCCACGTGGCCGAAGTGTTCACTGGCGCTCCTGGCAAGTACGTGACCCTGAAGGACACCATCAAGGGCTTCAAGGGCATCGTCAACGGCGAATACGATCACCTGCCGGAACAAGCGTTCTACATGGTGGGCAGCATCGAAGAAGCAGTTGAAAAAGCCAAGACTCTCCAATAA
- the atpG gene encoding F0F1 ATP synthase subunit gamma → MAGSKEIRTKIKSVENTRKITRAMEMVAAAKMRKAQERMRAARPYAEKIRNVAAHLSRANPEYRHSFLAKRENIKNVGLIVVTSDKGLCGGLNTNVLRLAVNKMKGWEGEGKGIAVCPIGNKGFGFMNRVGAKVKSHLTGLGDTPHIEKLIGAVKVMLDAYVAGEIDAIYLSYNHFINTMKQEPVVEQLLPLTGEQLGTAEGSWDYIYEPDAKVVIDELLVRYIESLVYQAVVENMASEQSARMVAMKAASDNAKNVIGELKLVYNKARQAAITKEISEIVGGAAAVG, encoded by the coding sequence ATGGCAGGCAGTAAAGAGATCCGCACGAAGATCAAGAGCGTAGAAAATACGCGCAAGATCACTCGTGCGATGGAAATGGTAGCCGCAGCGAAGATGCGCAAGGCGCAGGAGCGCATGCGTGCTGCGCGCCCGTATGCCGAGAAGATCCGCAACGTCGCAGCCCACTTGTCCCGCGCCAACCCGGAATACCGTCACTCGTTCCTGGCGAAGCGCGAGAACATCAAGAACGTCGGCCTGATCGTCGTCACGTCCGACAAGGGTTTGTGCGGCGGTCTGAACACCAACGTGCTGCGTCTGGCCGTGAACAAGATGAAGGGCTGGGAGGGCGAAGGCAAGGGCATCGCCGTTTGTCCGATCGGCAACAAGGGTTTCGGTTTCATGAACCGCGTTGGTGCCAAGGTCAAGTCTCATCTGACCGGACTGGGCGACACGCCGCACATCGAAAAGCTGATCGGCGCCGTCAAGGTGATGCTGGATGCCTACGTGGCCGGCGAGATCGATGCGATCTACCTGAGCTACAACCACTTCATCAATACCATGAAGCAGGAGCCGGTTGTCGAGCAATTGCTGCCGCTGACCGGCGAGCAACTGGGAACCGCAGAAGGCAGCTGGGACTACATCTACGAGCCGGATGCCAAGGTGGTGATCGATGAGTTGCTGGTGCGCTACATCGAGTCCCTGGTTTACCAGGCGGTCGTCGAGAACATGGCGTCCGAGCAGAGCGCGCGTATGGTTGCGATGAAAGCCGCTTCCGACAACGCGAAGAACGTCATCGGCGAGCTCAAGCTGGTTTACAACAAAGCGCGTCAGGCAGCGATCACGAAGGAAATTTCCGAGATCGTGGGCGGCGCAGCAGCAGTCGGTTGA
- the atpA gene encoding F0F1 ATP synthase subunit alpha: MKLNPSEISNLIRSRIENFEALTQARTEGTVVSVTDGIVRVHGLSDVMQGEMLEFPGNTFGLALNLERDSVGAVVLGEYEHITEGDTVKCTGRILEVPVGPELRGRVVNALGQPIDGKGPINAKMTDKIEKVAPGVIARKSVDQPVQTGLKSIDSMVPVGRGQRELIIGDRQTGKTAVAVDAIINQKGQNMTCIYVAVGQKASTIANVVRKLEEHGALEYTIVVAASASDSAAMQFLAPYAGCTMGEYFRDRGEDALIVYDDLTKQAWAYRQISLLLRRPPGREAYPGDVFYLHSRLLERAARVNADYVEAFTKGEVKGKTGSLTALPIIETQAGDVSAFVPTNVISITDGQIFLETDLFNAGIRPAINAGISVSRVGGAAQTKVIKKLGGGVRLALAQYRELAAFAQFASDLDEATRKQLERGRLVTELMKQLQYAPLSVSDMAATLFAVNKGYFDDVAVNKVLAFESAMHANLKSKHKALMDAIESSKDLSGDNEKLLSAAIEEFKATAVY, from the coding sequence ATGAAGCTCAATCCTTCTGAAATTAGCAATTTGATCCGCAGCCGCATCGAGAACTTCGAAGCGCTGACCCAAGCCCGTACAGAAGGCACGGTAGTCAGCGTGACCGACGGTATCGTTCGCGTGCACGGCCTGTCCGACGTGATGCAAGGGGAAATGTTGGAATTCCCGGGCAACACCTTCGGTCTGGCGCTGAACCTCGAGCGCGACTCCGTCGGCGCAGTGGTGCTGGGCGAGTATGAACACATCACCGAAGGCGACACCGTCAAGTGCACAGGCCGCATCCTGGAAGTGCCGGTCGGCCCCGAGCTGCGCGGTCGCGTGGTGAACGCGCTGGGTCAGCCCATCGACGGCAAGGGCCCGATCAATGCCAAGATGACCGACAAGATCGAAAAGGTCGCGCCGGGCGTTATCGCACGTAAGTCTGTTGACCAGCCTGTGCAAACTGGCCTGAAGTCCATCGACTCCATGGTTCCCGTCGGCCGCGGCCAGCGCGAACTGATCATCGGCGACCGTCAGACCGGTAAGACCGCCGTTGCAGTGGATGCGATCATCAATCAGAAGGGTCAGAACATGACCTGTATCTACGTGGCTGTCGGCCAGAAGGCTTCGACTATCGCCAACGTAGTACGCAAGCTGGAAGAGCACGGCGCGCTGGAATACACCATCGTGGTTGCCGCTTCCGCATCCGATTCCGCAGCGATGCAGTTCCTGGCACCGTATGCCGGCTGCACCATGGGTGAATACTTCCGCGATCGCGGCGAAGACGCGCTGATCGTGTACGACGACCTGACCAAGCAAGCCTGGGCATATCGCCAGATCTCCCTGCTGCTGCGCCGTCCGCCCGGCCGCGAAGCTTACCCCGGCGACGTGTTCTACCTGCACTCCCGTTTGCTGGAGCGCGCAGCTCGCGTGAACGCCGACTACGTCGAAGCCTTCACCAAGGGCGAAGTCAAGGGCAAGACCGGTTCGCTGACCGCATTGCCGATCATCGAAACCCAGGCCGGCGACGTGTCCGCATTCGTTCCGACCAACGTGATCTCCATCACCGACGGCCAGATCTTCCTGGAAACCGACTTGTTCAACGCCGGTATCCGTCCCGCGATCAACGCCGGTATCTCGGTGTCCCGCGTGGGTGGTGCAGCTCAGACCAAGGTCATCAAGAAGCTGGGTGGCGGTGTGCGTCTGGCATTGGCTCAGTACCGTGAACTGGCAGCGTTCGCGCAGTTCGCTTCCGATCTGGACGAAGCGACCCGCAAGCAGCTGGAGCGCGGCCGCCTGGTGACCGAGCTGATGAAGCAGCTGCAATACGCTCCGCTGTCCGTTTCCGATATGGCAGCTACGCTGTTCGCCGTGAACAAGGGTTACTTCGACGACGTGGCCGTGAACAAGGTTCTGGCATTCGAATCCGCGATGCACGCGAACCTGAAGTCCAAGCACAAGGCTCTGATGGATGCCATCGAGTCCAGCAAGGACCTGTCTGGCGACAACGAAAAACTGTTGTCCGCGGCCATCGAGGAATTCAAGGCAACTGCAGTTTACTAA
- a CDS encoding F0F1 ATP synthase subunit delta, whose product MSEALTTARPYAQAAFEEAQKLGDLKGWSEMLVSLAEAIGNPEVRAVVTSPRVAKAQVEGLMDALMGGEAKPQQRNFIRVLVDNQRLLILPEIAGIYEVLRAEAEKTVNVVVDSAFELSAAQQDKIVSSLKKRMGREVKLVCKVNKELLGGVVIRAGDKVIDGSARTRLGEMANALA is encoded by the coding sequence ATGTCTGAAGCTCTTACCACTGCACGACCCTACGCCCAGGCGGCGTTCGAGGAGGCGCAAAAACTGGGAGACCTGAAGGGTTGGTCCGAGATGTTGGTATCTCTGGCCGAGGCGATCGGGAATCCGGAAGTTCGCGCCGTTGTTACCAGTCCGCGCGTTGCCAAGGCGCAAGTCGAAGGTCTGATGGACGCCCTGATGGGCGGCGAAGCCAAACCCCAGCAGCGCAATTTCATCCGCGTACTGGTGGATAACCAGCGCCTGTTGATCCTGCCGGAAATCGCCGGGATCTACGAGGTTCTGCGGGCGGAAGCGGAAAAGACCGTCAATGTGGTGGTGGATTCGGCATTCGAATTGTCGGCTGCACAACAGGACAAGATCGTCAGTTCGCTGAAAAAGCGCATGGGTCGCGAAGTCAAGCTGGTCTGTAAAGTCAATAAAGAATTGCTGGGCGGCGTGGTGATTCGTGCCGGGGACAAGGTGATCGATGGTTCTGCACGCACCCGTCTTGGCGAAATGGCGAACGCCCTGGCCTGA